The Thermococcus sp. MV5 genome includes a window with the following:
- a CDS encoding glycosyltransferase family 4 protein, producing MWGNFPPDIRVEKEANTLLKEGHEVFLLALKRNPKEREHEVYRGIKINRIPKPPLYEIFYGSFFNLIPSAKKQIEVFIEENDIDVIHVHDLFLVNTTYFASKKFKIPIIADLHEPYPELIKLWHGNRIERFIFYDYRRWLFFENHTLHKVNKIITVAEEAKRRLILIHGIHEKKIEVITNTETLEFCNLSVNRGIVKAYTKYFTILYVGGFGSHRGIETLLQATSKLRDTIPNLRVVIVGGRDNQIRKTEERSRNLGIADIVEFTGYKPFKEVPSYLHAASLCVVPHTLTSHTDNTIPHKLFQYMLLGKPVIVSSCKPLREIIEMTKGGLVFTANNPNDLAAKIEYLYKNKKLLKKLGRFGLRATRYGKWNWENTSKRLISIYKNLW from the coding sequence TTGTGGGGCAATTTCCCTCCAGATATTAGAGTTGAAAAAGAAGCAAACACATTACTTAAAGAGGGACATGAAGTATTTCTTCTCGCTCTCAAGAGAAACCCAAAAGAAAGAGAACATGAAGTGTATAGGGGAATAAAAATAAATAGGATACCAAAACCTCCACTTTATGAGATTTTTTATGGAAGCTTCTTTAATTTAATACCTTCCGCTAAAAAACAGATTGAAGTATTCATTGAAGAAAATGATATAGATGTTATTCATGTTCATGATTTATTCCTTGTAAATACTACATATTTTGCTTCAAAGAAGTTTAAGATACCAATTATCGCAGACCTACATGAGCCATATCCCGAACTAATTAAACTCTGGCATGGAAATAGAATTGAGAGATTCATATTTTATGATTATCGTAGATGGTTATTCTTTGAAAACCATACGCTACATAAAGTGAATAAAATAATAACCGTTGCAGAAGAAGCTAAAAGGAGACTGATTTTGATTCATGGGATACATGAAAAGAAAATCGAAGTTATCACAAACACAGAAACGCTTGAATTTTGTAATTTAAGTGTTAACAGAGGTATTGTAAAGGCATATACCAAATATTTTACGATACTCTATGTTGGAGGCTTCGGATCTCATCGTGGAATTGAAACATTGCTTCAGGCAACATCTAAATTAAGAGATACAATTCCAAATTTAAGAGTTGTAATTGTTGGGGGAAGGGATAACCAAATCCGTAAGACTGAAGAAAGGTCAAGAAATCTTGGCATAGCTGATATTGTAGAATTCACGGGGTATAAACCCTTTAAAGAAGTTCCTTCTTATCTCCATGCTGCTTCATTGTGTGTTGTTCCCCATACTTTAACGTCCCATACTGACAACACGATTCCTCACAAGTTATTCCAATACATGCTCCTAGGGAAGCCAGTCATAGTTAGTTCATGCAAACCACTGAGGGAGATAATTGAAATGACAAAAGGAGGTTTAGTTTTTACTGCTAATAATCCAAATGATTTAGCAGCAAAAATTGAGTACCTCTACAAAAATAAGAAGCTTTTAAAGAAGTTAGGAAGGTTTGGACTTAGGGCAACGAGATACGGAAAATGGAACTGGGAAAACACCTCAAAGAGGCTTATATCCATTTATAAAAACCTTTGGTGA
- a CDS encoding glycosyltransferase — translation MSTKVLMILNNHYTHDPRVTAEAESLVKHGYEVKVIAWDRKRRYPTHEVINGIEVIRIKIPNPLDKLLPFEILKVPIWQVLAYKRALQIYKKWKFKIVHVHDWPDLPPGAWLKKRVGIKLIYDSHEIWSYMFLRGRIPKFLREPLWREQHFISRYVDVIITVSKGAAEYFLRFYPKIRLVRNMKQRRESKWERPDSSILRVVYIGGFNKNRCILELVEAIFKIRHKIEGIFAGPEVKGISDVIVMYSKNFPVKYLGFIPRGQVLNVTKKGSLVYLVFKPKDPLYRIALANKLFEAMVVGRACLAGKGTASGKFVEEYKIGLVVNCNVEEIKKALINFIENPKLVIKFGRRAYKVGHKYNWEIEEKKLLEIYQEITGEM, via the coding sequence ATGAGCACTAAAGTTTTGATGATCCTTAACAATCATTATACCCATGACCCTAGAGTAACTGCTGAAGCTGAGAGTTTAGTTAAGCATGGGTATGAAGTTAAAGTCATAGCTTGGGACAGGAAAAGACGGTACCCGACTCACGAGGTAATTAACGGGATTGAAGTAATCCGAATTAAGATCCCAAATCCTCTAGATAAGCTCTTGCCTTTTGAGATATTAAAAGTTCCTATATGGCAAGTGCTAGCTTATAAAAGAGCTTTACAAATATATAAAAAATGGAAATTCAAAATTGTTCATGTCCATGATTGGCCAGATCTTCCTCCCGGGGCATGGCTTAAGAAAAGAGTTGGGATCAAACTTATATATGACTCACATGAAATCTGGAGCTATATGTTTCTAAGAGGTCGTATCCCAAAATTTCTCAGAGAGCCACTGTGGAGAGAACAACATTTCATAAGTAGATATGTTGATGTTATTATAACCGTCTCTAAAGGTGCTGCAGAGTATTTCCTTAGATTTTATCCAAAGATTCGATTAGTAAGAAATATGAAGCAGAGAAGAGAAAGCAAATGGGAACGTCCAGATAGTTCCATTCTGAGGGTAGTGTATATTGGCGGGTTTAACAAAAACCGTTGTATTCTGGAGCTTGTTGAGGCTATATTTAAAATTAGACATAAAATCGAGGGAATATTTGCAGGACCAGAAGTTAAAGGAATTTCTGATGTAATTGTGATGTATTCAAAGAATTTCCCCGTAAAGTATTTAGGATTTATACCAAGGGGGCAAGTTTTGAACGTAACCAAGAAAGGAAGCTTAGTGTATCTAGTTTTTAAGCCGAAAGATCCTCTTTATAGGATAGCATTAGCAAATAAACTTTTTGAGGCTATGGTAGTTGGAAGGGCATGTCTAGCTGGCAAAGGAACAGCAAGTGGAAAATTTGTAGAGGAATATAAGATTGGTTTAGTTGTTAACTGCAATGTTGAGGAAATTAAAAAAGCCTTAATTAATTTTATTGAGAATCCAAAGTTGGTAATTAAGTTTGGAAGAAGGGCATATAAGGTTGGACATAAATACAATTGGGAGATAGAGGAGAAAAAACTCCTAGAGATATATCAGGAAATTACAGGTGAAATGTGA
- the wecB gene encoding non-hydrolyzing UDP-N-acetylglucosamine 2-epimerase, which translates to MKIATVVGARPQFIKMAPVSQEFERKGIDEVVIHTGQHYDYDMNRIFFEQLKIREPDYYLGVGSGTHGYQTGEMLKRIEEVLIKENPDVVLVYGDTNSTLAGALATVKLHIKVAHVEAGLRSFDKRMPEEVNRILTDHVSDYLFAPTKTAVRNLHSEGIREGVYLTGDVMYDALLYNIKVARETSDILNRIGLKSKTYLLATVHRAENTDFKKNLESIVDAFIESEETVVFPIHPRTKKYLGYYGLTKKIEKAENIMLIDPVGYLDMLVLEENAKKILTDSGGVQKEAYFLKVPCITLRKRTEWVETVEDEWNILVGADKEKIIKAIREFKPSGETYSYKFGDGKASKRIVKTLIESGGKIT; encoded by the coding sequence ATGAAAATAGCAACGGTTGTTGGTGCCCGTCCTCAGTTCATAAAGATGGCACCTGTCTCGCAGGAGTTCGAAAGAAAGGGCATCGATGAGGTGGTTATCCACACGGGGCAACACTACGACTATGATATGAATAGGATATTCTTCGAACAGCTAAAAATACGGGAGCCAGACTATTATCTGGGTGTTGGTTCGGGAACTCACGGGTATCAAACGGGAGAGATGTTGAAGAGGATTGAGGAAGTTCTTATTAAAGAAAATCCAGATGTTGTTTTGGTTTATGGAGACACAAATTCAACCCTTGCTGGCGCCTTGGCTACAGTTAAGCTTCATATCAAAGTGGCCCATGTGGAAGCTGGCTTGAGGAGTTTTGATAAAAGAATGCCTGAAGAAGTCAACAGAATTCTGACAGATCATGTCAGTGATTACCTGTTTGCTCCCACAAAGACTGCAGTTAGAAATTTGCATAGTGAGGGCATTAGAGAGGGAGTATATTTAACTGGAGATGTGATGTACGATGCCCTTCTTTACAATATTAAAGTGGCAAGAGAGACCTCAGACATTCTCAATAGAATCGGTTTAAAATCCAAGACATATCTCTTAGCTACCGTGCATCGGGCGGAAAATACTGATTTTAAAAAGAATTTGGAAAGTATTGTAGATGCCTTTATCGAAAGTGAAGAGACGGTAGTTTTTCCCATACACCCAAGAACCAAAAAATACTTGGGATATTATGGCCTTACCAAAAAGATTGAAAAAGCCGAGAATATTATGTTAATAGATCCTGTTGGTTATCTGGACATGCTTGTTCTTGAGGAAAATGCAAAGAAAATATTGACTGACTCTGGTGGTGTTCAAAAGGAGGCTTACTTTCTCAAGGTTCCATGCATAACGCTCAGGAAGAGAACCGAATGGGTGGAAACTGTTGAGGATGAGTGGAATATTCTTGTAGGTGCTGATAAAGAAAAAATAATAAAAGCAATAAGAGAATTTAAGCCAAGTGGAGAAACATACAGCTACAAGTTTGGGGATGGTAAAGCAAGTAAGAGGATAGTAAAGACATTGATTGAATCCGGAGGTAAAATCACATGA
- a CDS encoding glycosyltransferase, with product MRIVMVVTNPFKPDPRVYKEAKSLAKYGHEVCIIAWDREGKYPKEEKVEGFRVIRVGPKARYGPLMAVKLPFFYLNVFKIILKLKPDAIHTHDFDTAILGFIFKKLKKIMWVYDVHDLYESFVENGLVKRFILKLDSIFLRTSDIVISVNPTMSSILIERGAKIGTVVILNTIDPFPVEDQKDPNFTVFYGGILSKGRFVKEMTKIVEELGIPLRIAGRGILENFVKKCRNVIFLGYIPHKKAVKELSQAHLTFILYNPKVLNNRIAAPNKLFEAMWVGTPVLIVRGTLPERLSEKFGIPVEYSMDDVKEKLKFLRGNPKIIRKKSKLGKKIFLKSYTWRKMEKMLICIYGGNKQ from the coding sequence ATGAGGATAGTAATGGTCGTAACGAATCCGTTCAAACCTGACCCCAGAGTATATAAAGAAGCAAAAAGTCTGGCTAAGTATGGGCATGAAGTTTGCATCATTGCTTGGGATAGGGAGGGGAAGTATCCCAAAGAGGAGAAGGTTGAGGGGTTTAGAGTTATCCGGGTTGGTCCTAAGGCAAGATATGGCCCATTAATGGCCGTAAAGCTTCCTTTCTTTTACCTTAATGTGTTTAAGATTATCTTAAAGTTAAAACCAGATGCAATTCATACTCATGATTTTGATACCGCTATATTAGGATTCATTTTTAAAAAGCTCAAGAAAATCATGTGGGTTTATGACGTGCATGACCTGTATGAAAGCTTTGTTGAAAATGGTTTGGTTAAGCGATTTATCCTGAAGTTGGACTCCATCTTTCTAAGAACTTCGGATATTGTTATCTCTGTAAACCCTACAATGTCCAGCATTCTAATAGAAAGAGGGGCGAAGATAGGAACTGTTGTTATTTTAAACACTATTGATCCATTTCCAGTTGAGGACCAGAAGGACCCGAATTTCACTGTATTCTATGGGGGGATTCTCTCAAAAGGGAGGTTTGTAAAAGAGATGACAAAAATCGTAGAAGAATTAGGAATCCCACTTCGTATTGCAGGGAGAGGGATTTTAGAGAATTTTGTGAAAAAATGCAGAAATGTGATTTTTCTCGGGTATATCCCTCATAAAAAAGCTGTCAAGGAACTATCCCAAGCACATCTGACGTTCATCCTCTATAACCCCAAGGTGTTGAATAATAGAATTGCCGCACCTAACAAACTGTTTGAAGCAATGTGGGTGGGTACTCCTGTTTTGATAGTGAGGGGAACGCTACCCGAAAGACTATCAGAAAAATTTGGAATCCCTGTGGAATATTCTATGGATGATGTTAAAGAAAAACTCAAGTTCTTAAGGGGAAATCCAAAAATAATAAGAAAGAAGTCAAAACTTGGTAAAAAGATCTTCCTTAAATCTTACACTTGGAGAAAGATGGAGAAGATGTTGATCTGCATCTATGGGGGTAACAAGCAATGA
- a CDS encoding glycosyltransferase family 2 protein yields MELPFVTVIIPAYNEENYIRKCLEEWVNQDYPKDKYEILVFDGMSTDKTAEIIEEFVRKYPKLVKYFVNPKRKQVYAFNIGIKEAKGKYFIIFGAHAYPERNFLRKSVETFLEVKKNEPKLAGVGGKIVKLYENRLAKLVALIYSSPLSGASTFWYKEEKHFAKTVAFAFYDKRIAEEIEGFDEDMLTGNDFEFNLRINKKGYKLFFNPEIISYYFARSTWKGFFRQTFNYGAVKSMAIKKGYFSPMWLFPLGFLGFEFALPFVKALLWPFMTYWILMIGESIRLAFKTKNIDAFVLSPIMFVFHNLISFGFIAGLLLGKKAFR; encoded by the coding sequence ATGGAGCTTCCATTTGTAACTGTTATAATTCCAGCGTATAATGAAGAGAACTATATAAGAAAATGTCTTGAAGAATGGGTTAACCAGGATTATCCAAAGGATAAATACGAGATTTTAGTTTTCGATGGAATGAGTACCGATAAGACGGCTGAGATTATTGAAGAATTTGTAAGGAAATACCCCAAATTAGTCAAATACTTTGTGAATCCAAAAAGAAAGCAGGTTTATGCATTTAATATAGGGATTAAAGAAGCAAAAGGGAAGTACTTTATAATTTTTGGGGCACATGCTTATCCTGAGAGAAATTTTTTGAGAAAGAGCGTTGAGACTTTTTTAGAGGTTAAAAAGAATGAACCAAAACTTGCAGGCGTTGGAGGGAAGATAGTAAAACTTTATGAGAATCGCCTCGCAAAGTTAGTGGCATTGATTTATTCATCTCCTCTGAGTGGAGCAAGTACTTTCTGGTATAAAGAGGAGAAACACTTCGCCAAAACTGTTGCCTTTGCCTTCTATGACAAGAGAATAGCCGAAGAAATAGAGGGCTTTGATGAGGACATGCTGACTGGAAACGACTTCGAGTTCAACCTGAGGATAAACAAAAAGGGCTACAAACTGTTCTTTAATCCCGAAATTATAAGCTATTACTTCGCCCGCTCAACATGGAAAGGTTTTTTCAGACAGACCTTTAACTACGGTGCTGTTAAGAGCATGGCAATAAAGAAGGGTTACTTCTCACCAATGTGGTTATTCCCTCTGGGTTTTCTGGGCTTTGAGTTTGCTCTTCCCTTCGTAAAAGCCCTACTCTGGCCATTTATGACGTATTGGATACTTATGATTGGCGAGAGCATTAGACTTGCATTTAAAACAAAGAACATTGATGCATTCGTGTTGTCTCCGATTATGTTCGTGTTCCATAACCTAATAAGCTTCGGCTTTATAGCCGGACTGTTGCTTGGAAAGAAAGCCTTTAGGTGA
- a CDS encoding acyltransferase, which yields MAQKYFVHPLAVVEEGVEIGEGTRIWHFAHIRRGAKIGKNCNIGKDVYIDVGVEIGNNVKIQNGVSVYHGVKVEDDVFLGPHMTFTNDLYPRAFNEDWEVVPTLVKKGASIGAHATIVCGVTIGEYAMVGAGAVVTKDVPPFGLVFGNPARLKGFVCCCGRPLKNKIDEDEEGVVFRCSHCGKEVKIKKEDYERCLRERDL from the coding sequence ATGGCTCAAAAATATTTCGTTCATCCTTTGGCTGTTGTTGAGGAAGGTGTTGAAATTGGAGAAGGAACCAGAATATGGCACTTCGCTCACATAAGAAGGGGAGCTAAAATAGGGAAAAACTGCAACATTGGGAAGGATGTGTACATTGACGTGGGGGTTGAGATAGGTAACAACGTTAAAATCCAGAACGGGGTAAGTGTTTACCACGGAGTTAAGGTTGAAGATGATGTCTTCCTTGGCCCGCACATGACTTTCACCAACGATTTATATCCGAGGGCCTTTAATGAGGACTGGGAAGTGGTGCCAACGCTCGTAAAGAAGGGCGCAAGTATAGGTGCACATGCCACAATAGTGTGCGGGGTAACAATTGGCGAGTACGCAATGGTGGGGGCTGGAGCCGTTGTCACCAAAGATGTTCCGCCATTTGGCTTAGTATTTGGAAATCCAGCTAGACTTAAGGGCTTTGTATGTTGCTGTGGAAGACCTTTAAAGAATAAAATCGACGAAGACGAAGAGGGAGTAGTCTTTAGATGCTCACACTGTGGAAAGGAAGTTAAAATAAAGAAAGAAGATTATGAAAGATGCCTAAGGGAGAGAGACCTATAA
- a CDS encoding type II toxin-antitoxin system VapC family toxin, translating into MEAPKKLHDTNVIMDAVKPKKKIAGYTTILNLIEFPRGAELELEVLTPSLEDYLLALEISQTMVEQGTPIPAVDAILAAVALKRNFTLVTRDKHFDFIKKEYPWLKILKEE; encoded by the coding sequence ATGGAAGCGCCTAAAAAGCTTCATGACACGAATGTGATTATGGATGCTGTAAAACCAAAAAAGAAAATTGCTGGATACACCACAATATTGAATCTCATAGAGTTTCCCCGGGGGGCAGAGCTTGAACTAGAGGTGTTAACGCCCTCTTTAGAGGACTATCTTCTTGCTCTTGAAATATCGCAAACAATGGTGGAGCAAGGAACACCAATTCCCGCTGTTGATGCTATACTGGCGGCAGTTGCTTTAAAGAGAAACTTCACTCTTGTAACCCGAGACAAACACTTTGATTTTATTAAAAAAGAATATCCTTGGTTAAAAATTCTTAAGGAGGAATGA
- a CDS encoding DegT/DnrJ/EryC1/StrS aminotransferase family protein yields MIPIAKPLIGEEEINAVVEVLKSGMLAHGKEVEAFEREFADYLGAKYGIAVTNGTAALDVALKAIKIGPGDEVITTPFTFIASANSILFQGAKPVFADIDPKTYNLDPNEVLEKITDKTKAIVVVHLYGQPADMKAFKEIAEDYKLYLIEDCAQAHGAEFEGQKVGTFGDIAAFSFYPTKNMTTGEGGMIITNDEELARRAELIRNHGQTKKYLHEELGYNLRMTNIAAAIGRAQLKKLDEWNEQRIENAKLLSDGISKIDGLTPPYTDPRVKHVFHQYVIRVEEGFPLSREELMAKLREKGIGSAVHYPIPVHHQPFYQKLGYPKDICPNAIEAAKRVLSLPVHPAVSEEDIDYIIKTLEELSS; encoded by the coding sequence ATGATACCAATTGCTAAACCCCTAATTGGAGAAGAAGAGATCAATGCCGTTGTTGAGGTTTTGAAGAGCGGAATGCTTGCCCATGGAAAAGAGGTTGAAGCCTTTGAAAGAGAGTTTGCAGATTATTTGGGGGCAAAGTATGGGATAGCAGTTACTAATGGCACTGCAGCTTTGGATGTTGCCCTAAAAGCTATTAAAATCGGCCCGGGAGATGAAGTCATAACCACCCCCTTCACGTTCATTGCATCGGCTAATTCAATACTCTTCCAGGGGGCTAAGCCTGTTTTTGCTGATATTGATCCAAAGACTTACAATCTTGATCCAAACGAGGTTCTAGAGAAAATAACGGACAAAACCAAGGCTATAGTGGTTGTCCATCTCTATGGTCAACCCGCGGACATGAAGGCCTTCAAAGAGATTGCCGAGGATTACAAGCTTTATTTAATTGAGGACTGTGCTCAAGCTCATGGAGCTGAATTTGAGGGGCAAAAGGTTGGAACCTTTGGAGACATTGCGGCCTTCAGCTTCTATCCAACCAAGAACATGACCACCGGCGAGGGGGGAATGATAATAACAAATGATGAAGAGCTCGCAAGGAGGGCCGAGCTGATAAGAAACCATGGACAGACTAAGAAGTATTTACATGAAGAGCTCGGTTATAATCTGAGGATGACTAACATTGCGGCTGCTATTGGAAGGGCCCAGCTCAAAAAGCTCGATGAATGGAATGAGCAGAGAATTGAGAATGCCAAACTATTAAGTGATGGGATAAGTAAGATTGATGGATTAACCCCACCTTATACTGATCCAAGAGTCAAACACGTATTTCATCAATATGTGATTAGGGTGGAGGAAGGGTTTCCGTTAAGTAGAGAGGAGCTCATGGCAAAATTGAGGGAAAAAGGAATTGGGAGCGCTGTACATTATCCGATTCCTGTCCACCATCAGCCTTTCTATCAAAAACTGGGCTATCCAAAAGATATTTGTCCAAATGCTATTGAGGCAGCAAAGAGAGTTCTCAGCTTACCAGTGCACCCGGCTGTTAGTGAGGAGGACATTGATTATATAATAAAAACGCTCGAAGAGCTTTCCTCTTAA
- a CDS encoding UDP-N-acetylglucosamine 3-dehydrogenase, which produces MLRVGVVGVGNMGRHHARIYSELSKEGKVEFVGVADANLERAKEVASQFKTKAFGDYRELIGKVNAVSIAVPTSLHRQVALEFIENGVSVLVEKPIAESIESAQEIISAARKNGVTLMVGHVERFNPAVLKLKEAINQGLLGEIVTMNAKRVGPMVVRIADVGVIIDLAVHDIDVMSFLSASKVKEVYAKARNVKHPAKVDDYALILLGFDKGMDGVIETNRLTPHKTRTLNIVGTKGIAYLDYINQSLVVYDEEWVKEAKIQKQEPLRNELEHFIKCVKEKEIPLVSGEDGLHALEVAVKALESANKDEVVKLR; this is translated from the coding sequence ATGCTCCGCGTTGGTGTTGTTGGTGTTGGAAACATGGGGAGACACCATGCAAGGATTTATTCCGAGCTGTCAAAGGAAGGGAAGGTAGAATTTGTTGGGGTGGCTGATGCTAACTTAGAGAGGGCTAAAGAAGTCGCTTCTCAATTTAAAACAAAGGCTTTTGGAGATTACAGGGAACTGATAGGGAAAGTTAATGCAGTCAGCATTGCTGTTCCAACTTCTCTTCACAGACAGGTTGCTTTGGAGTTTATTGAAAACGGTGTCAGCGTTTTGGTAGAGAAGCCGATAGCCGAGAGCATTGAGAGTGCACAAGAAATAATAAGTGCGGCGAGGAAAAATGGGGTCACTTTAATGGTTGGGCATGTAGAGAGGTTTAATCCGGCCGTTCTAAAGTTAAAGGAAGCAATAAACCAGGGTCTTCTTGGTGAGATAGTAACCATGAATGCAAAAAGAGTGGGCCCGATGGTTGTAAGAATAGCGGATGTTGGCGTTATAATTGACCTGGCCGTTCATGACATCGATGTCATGAGCTTTCTTTCCGCTTCTAAGGTAAAGGAGGTTTACGCAAAGGCTAGGAATGTTAAACATCCTGCAAAGGTGGATGATTACGCATTGATTCTCTTAGGATTTGACAAGGGCATGGATGGAGTGATAGAGACGAACAGATTAACTCCCCATAAGACCAGAACTTTGAACATTGTTGGCACGAAGGGAATAGCTTATCTTGATTACATAAACCAGAGCTTAGTGGTATATGATGAAGAATGGGTTAAAGAGGCCAAAATCCAAAAGCAAGAGCCCCTAAGAAATGAACTCGAGCATTTCATAAAATGTGTGAAAGAAAAGGAAATTCCCCTAGTTAGTGGCGAGGATGGGCTACATGCACTTGAAGTTGCAGTTAAAGCATTAGAGAGTGCCAATAAAGATGAGGTAGTGAAGCTAAGGTGA
- a CDS encoding nucleotide sugar dehydrogenase — translation MKLIGLSREEVKQVFKEGKFTIAVYGLGKMGLPLAAVFADHGANVIGVDINEKVVEMINNGTNHINEEPGLSELVERNVKAGRLKATTDGVWAAKQADVMIILVPTLTDDRGNLKLDPVYDVAHKIAKGLEKGDLVITEATMPPGTTESLVSILEESGLKLGEFGLAHAPERTMTGTAIRDITGQYPKILGASDEKTLEAVIGIYETINKKGVIPMSSIKAAEAVKVFEGIYRDVNIALANELALWCEEHGLDALEIFQAANTQPYCHLHMPGAGVGGHCIPIYPWFVINLAKKTNPRLIKTAREINDLMPHHIVELTIKGLNEVGRSLKGSNVLVLGLTFRGGVREFTKSPAIPIIKELKEWGAKVYAYDPLCSEKDVKRFGAEWKEDFKDIDAIIIVTDHKEFKSLNLEEIAKQARNKVIIDGRNVLDAEKAEKLGFAYFRVGRIYS, via the coding sequence ATGAAGCTTATTGGTTTGAGTAGGGAAGAAGTTAAACAGGTTTTCAAAGAGGGCAAATTTACAATAGCTGTTTATGGTCTTGGTAAGATGGGGCTTCCGCTGGCAGCTGTTTTTGCCGATCACGGGGCTAATGTCATAGGCGTAGACATCAATGAAAAAGTCGTTGAAATGATAAACAACGGTACTAATCACATCAATGAAGAGCCAGGGCTGTCAGAGTTAGTGGAGAGAAATGTGAAAGCTGGACGACTAAAAGCCACAACTGATGGCGTTTGGGCTGCTAAACAAGCGGATGTGATGATTATCCTAGTCCCAACATTAACTGACGATAGAGGGAACCTAAAACTAGACCCCGTTTATGATGTTGCTCACAAAATTGCAAAAGGATTGGAAAAGGGAGATCTTGTAATTACGGAGGCCACAATGCCTCCCGGGACCACAGAAAGCTTAGTCTCAATTTTAGAAGAAAGTGGTCTCAAGCTTGGTGAATTTGGGTTAGCTCACGCTCCCGAGAGAACAATGACCGGAACTGCAATTAGAGACATCACCGGCCAGTATCCTAAGATACTTGGGGCAAGTGATGAAAAAACCCTGGAAGCAGTTATTGGAATTTATGAAACAATAAACAAGAAGGGAGTCATTCCAATGAGCTCAATAAAAGCTGCTGAAGCTGTTAAAGTCTTTGAAGGGATTTACAGGGACGTGAATATTGCCTTGGCCAATGAACTGGCATTATGGTGTGAAGAGCATGGATTAGATGCTCTGGAAATATTTCAAGCTGCAAATACCCAGCCCTACTGCCACTTACACATGCCTGGAGCTGGGGTTGGCGGGCACTGCATCCCAATCTACCCATGGTTTGTCATAAATCTCGCCAAAAAGACGAATCCGAGGTTAATTAAGACTGCCAGAGAAATAAACGATCTCATGCCCCACCACATTGTTGAGCTGACTATTAAGGGCTTGAACGAGGTTGGAAGATCTTTGAAGGGTAGCAATGTATTAGTTTTGGGCTTAACCTTTAGAGGAGGTGTTAGGGAGTTCACAAAGAGTCCAGCAATTCCAATTATCAAAGAACTTAAAGAATGGGGAGCAAAAGTTTATGCTTATGATCCATTATGCAGTGAGAAAGATGTAAAACGCTTTGGTGCCGAATGGAAGGAAGACTTCAAAGACATTGATGCGATAATTATAGTAACTGACCACAAGGAGTTCAAGTCATTAAACCTCGAAGAAATAGCAAAACAAGCAAGAAACAAAGTGATAATTGACGGTAGGAACGTTTTGGATGCTGAAAAAGCTGAAAAATTGGGATTTGCCTATTTCAGAGTAGGGAGAATTTATTCTTAA